A single window of Rana temporaria chromosome 1, aRanTem1.1, whole genome shotgun sequence DNA harbors:
- the LINGO3 gene encoding leucine-rich repeat and immunoglobulin-like domain-containing nogo receptor-interacting protein 3 produces MMPSKMASCWPSILVFHLLLLCSEENASGCPARCECTPQIRSVICHRKRLSAIPDGIPSETKLLDLSKNRIRCLNPGEFSSFPQLEEVDLSENILSVIEPGAFASLFYLQTLKLKGNQLKLIPAGVFNKLSNLTLLDISENKIVILLDFMFQDLRNLKSLEVGDNELLYISQKAFSGLVGLEQLTIEKCNLTSISADSLSYLQGLEVLKLRHLGISNLEEQNFQKLSSLKQLEIDCWPFLEDVCPTAFQGLNLTSLSITYTNLTSVPTAALKSLTYLEYLNLSYNPIRIIQRGSFRDLTRLRELHIVGASLTMVESQAFYGLRQIRLLNVSNNLLSTLEENTFQSVNTLETLRVDANPLACDCRLLWILQRRKTLNFHGHQPVCASPVEIQGNALCDFPDSILFEYFTCQKPKIRDRKLQHITAHEGQAVSFHCKADGEPVPLIVWVSPQRRMITSRSVGRSTVLPEGTLEIRYAQVQDSGTYICIATNAGGNDTYFATLTVKGDNSPYSNRTLYLSEYNDTSHNDTHVFLKFTLDLKTILVSTAMGCITFLGVVLFCFLLLFVWSRGRGQHKNNFTVEYSFRKVDGPASVAGPGGARKFNMKMI; encoded by the coding sequence ATGATGCCTAGTAAAATGGCATCATGTTGGCCCTCCATCCTAGTATTCCACCTTCTCTTACTGTGTTCAGAAGAAAATGCATCGGGGTGTCCTGCCCGTTGTGAATGCACACCACAAATCAGGTCAGTTATCTGTCACCGTAAGCGCCTCTCAGCAATTCCTGATGGCATTCCCTCTGAAACAAAGCTTTTGGACCTTAGTAAGAACCGTATTCGCTGCCTAAATCCTGGTGAATTTTCATCTTTTCCCCAACTGGAAGAAGTGGACCTTAGTGAAAATATTCTTTCAGTCATTGAGCCCGGGGCATTTGCCAGCCTCTTCTACCTACAAACCTTGAAGCTGAAGGGTAATCAGTTGAAACTTATTCCAGCTGGGGTATTCAACAAACTTAGCAATCTGACTTTGTTGGATATTagtgaaaataaaattgtaattttGTTGGACTTCATGTTCCAGGATCTGCGGAATTTGAAGAGCCTCGAAGTTGGAGACAATGAACTGTTGTATATTTCACAGAAAGCCTTTTCTGGACTGGTAGGACTAGAACAGCTGACAATTGAAAAATGCAACTTAACTTCTATATCTGCCGACTCACTGTCTTATCTGCAAGGTCTTGAGGTCCTTAAACTTCGTCACTTGGGCATTAGCAATTTAGAAGAACAAAACTTTCAGAAACTTTCCAGCCTCAAACAACTAGAAATTGACTGCTGGCCTTTTCTAGAGGATGTTTGCCCAACAGCTTTTCAAGGACTAAATCTTACCTCTCTTTCAATCACTTATACCAATCTTACATCAGTACCAACAGCTGCTCTAAAAAGTCTTACTTACCTGGAATACCTAAATCTTTCTTACAATCCTATTAGGATCATCCAGCGGGGTTCCTTCCGTGACTTAACCAGGCTCAGAGAGCTTCACATAGTAGGAGCTTCTCTCACTATGGTAGAATCCCAAGCCTTTTATGGCCTGAGACAGATCCGACTCTTGAATGTCTCCAATAATCTCCTATCAACTTTGGAGGAGAACACTTTTCAATCAGTGAATACTCTAGAGACACTGAGAGTGGATGCCAATCCACTTGCTTGTGACTGCCGACTACTATGGATCTTGCAGCGAAGAAAAACCCTAAATTTTCATGGTCACCAACCTGTCTGTGCTTCTCCTGTTGAGATTCAAGGCAATGCTTTGTGTGATTTTCCAGATTCAATACTTTTTGAATATTTCACATGCCAAAAACCCAAAATAAGGGATCGGAAGCTGCAACACATTACAGCCCATGAAGGACAGGCAGTATCGTTCCACTGTAAGGCAGATGGAGAACCTGTTCCACTCATTGTCTGGGTCTCACCACAGAGAAGAATGATAACAAGCAGGAGTGTAGGAAGATCTACTGTCCTGCCAGAAGGTACCTTAGAGATAAGATATGCTCAAGTTCAAGACAGTGGAACCTATATCTGTATTGCAACAAATGCTGGAGGGAATGATACTTATTTTGCAACATTGACTGTAAAAGGTGACAACTCTCCATATTCCAACAGAACACTGTAtttatcagaatacaatgatacCTCTCACAATGACACCCATGTATTTTTGAAGTTTACTCTGGACCTAAAAACTATTTTGGTGTCAACAGCCATGGGATGCATTACATTCTTGGGGGTTGTACTTTTTTGCTTCCTTCTTCTCTTTGTTTGGAGCAGAGGAAGAGGACAACATAAAAATAACTTCACGGTGGAGTATTCATTCCGTAAGGTTGACGGGCCTGCCTCTGTTGCTGGTCCAGGTGGAGCTAGAAAGTTCAATATGAAGATGATATGA